One window of the Archangium primigenium genome contains the following:
- a CDS encoding response regulator translates to MPIRKVLLVDDEADIRTIGQLSLSRVGKWETVLAASGDEALMKADAERPDLILLDVMMPGMDGPTTLARLRAQASTAQTPVIFMTAKIQKHEVARYLELGAVGVIGKPFEPLTLPAEIKKLVP, encoded by the coding sequence ATGCCGATTCGCAAAGTGTTGCTCGTGGATGACGAGGCCGACATCCGGACCATTGGCCAGCTGAGCCTCAGCCGCGTGGGCAAATGGGAGACGGTGCTCGCGGCCTCCGGGGACGAGGCCCTGATGAAGGCGGACGCCGAGCGGCCCGACCTCATCCTGCTGGACGTGATGATGCCCGGCATGGATGGACCCACCACCCTGGCGCGGCTGCGCGCCCAGGCCTCCACCGCCCAGACGCCCGTCATCTTCATGACGGCGAAGATCCAGAAGCACGAGGTGGCGCGCTACCTGGAACTGGGCGCCGTGGGCGTCATCGGCAAGCCCTTCGAGCCGTTGACCCTGCCCGCGGAGATCAAGAAGCTGGTGCCGTGA
- a CDS encoding DoxX family protein encodes MQVVSTPQRWIGRVLTGLVTLFLLFDGVTKVMRHPMSVEGTVTLGYPDSSVVPIGVLVLVGLGLYLIPRTSVLGAIWLTGFLGGAIATHVRLGNPLFSHTLFPVYVAAMMWAGLALRTPRVRALLLNRSPVDSTP; translated from the coding sequence ATGCAAGTTGTCTCGACCCCCCAGCGTTGGATCGGCCGCGTCCTCACCGGCCTGGTGACCCTGTTCCTGCTGTTCGACGGCGTGACCAAGGTCATGCGCCATCCCATGTCCGTGGAGGGCACCGTGACGCTCGGCTACCCCGACAGCTCGGTGGTCCCCATCGGGGTGCTCGTGCTCGTGGGGCTGGGGCTCTACCTGATTCCCCGGACCTCGGTGCTCGGCGCCATCTGGCTGACCGGCTTTCTCGGCGGAGCCATCGCCACCCACGTGCGCCTGGGCAACCCCCTGTTCAGCCACACCCTCTTCCCGGTCTACGTGGCGGCCATGATGTGGGCGGGGCTGGCCCTGCGCACCCCGCGGGTGAGGGCCTTGCTGCTCAACCGCTCCCCCGTGGACAGCACGCCGTGA
- a CDS encoding heme ABC transporter ATP-binding protein, translating into MSPILDVRDLSCRVGDRALLSGLRFTLEPGQFMAVVGRNGAGKSTLLKHLTGEVPAHEGDVRLFGEPLAQHRGEALACRRAVVPQSIHLPFSYETLEVVLMGRIPHQRRRAESPEDVRVARACLERVGLGGHEARDYLTLSGGEQQRVHIARALAQLHGTPGDRLLLMDEPTSSLDVAHQHKTLELVRELTREGAAALLILHDLNLVAQYADRVLLLAEQQALAFGPPSEVMTTERLGRAFGYPMTALPHPWLPCPLIVSGEVRPSH; encoded by the coding sequence ATGAGCCCCATCCTCGACGTGCGCGACCTGAGCTGCCGGGTGGGCGACCGCGCCCTGCTGTCCGGCCTGCGCTTCACCCTGGAGCCCGGCCAGTTCATGGCCGTCGTCGGCCGCAACGGCGCGGGCAAGAGCACCCTGCTCAAGCACCTGACGGGCGAGGTGCCCGCGCATGAGGGGGACGTCCGCCTGTTCGGCGAGCCCCTGGCCCAGCACCGCGGCGAGGCGCTCGCGTGCCGGCGCGCCGTGGTGCCGCAGAGCATCCACCTGCCCTTCTCCTACGAGACGCTGGAGGTGGTGCTGATGGGGCGCATTCCCCACCAGCGCCGCCGCGCCGAGTCCCCCGAGGACGTGCGTGTGGCCCGGGCGTGTCTGGAGCGCGTGGGCCTGGGCGGCCACGAGGCCCGCGACTACCTCACCCTGTCCGGCGGAGAGCAGCAGCGCGTGCACATCGCGCGCGCGCTCGCGCAGCTGCACGGCACCCCGGGCGACCGGCTGCTGCTGATGGACGAGCCCACGAGCAGCCTGGACGTGGCCCACCAACACAAGACGCTGGAGCTCGTGCGGGAGCTCACGCGCGAGGGCGCCGCCGCGCTGCTCATCCTGCATGACCTGAACCTGGTGGCGCAGTACGCGGACCGCGTCTTGTTGCTCGCGGAGCAACAGGCCCTGGCCTTCGGGCCGCCCTCCGAGGTGATGACCACGGAGCGCCTGGGCCGGGCGTTTGGCTATCCCATGACGGCGCTGCCGCACCCGTGGCTGCCCTGTCCACTGATAGTCTCAGGAGAAGTGCGGCCCTCACATTGA
- a CDS encoding ATP-binding protein — translation MKLPVRMRRFSKRSVVLAAVALALLCVLFVLGRPLPVAEHEAYRAQLRQLRVSSTQVDQDILQFHLGLPQAREVAPEAFATLRVQADALRQGVPSYLSDGEKRSLREAIDVYVSVLLPEELLVSRLREETARQHERRERLARELAGLVAALPAGDPRERTQVLAQAVQASAEQGEGPSLEQALSAVAAVSAGLPDAEALRIRVEAEAHALHVHAKDREQTLTNLMRRPVGPEGEKLISAYLQHYERAQARSERFRVLLFVITLLLVAFVLEVLWRLSRTGEALDALNADLERRVLERTEALSTANQEVRESEARKAAILQSAPDGIITLDEAGRVLDFNPMAEQLFRLSGAEASGRDFLALALSAAVRPEQRAQVIRALRADCAPGLPTRLELPLLRTDGGTFPAELTVLRVRSEGPPRFTTYVRDITERQHVERLKNEFVSTVSHELRTPLTSIRGSLGLLEGGIMGELDAPILEMVRIARSNTDRLIRLINDILDLEKMESGMLELKPQPLECAEVIEATLSGVSAMADAARVTLVARAEDAGQVKADRDRLIQVLTNLVSNAIKYSPPDGRVEVRAARDARGQVRFSVVDQGPGIPPDKRARLFGKFQQLDSSDTRSKGGTGLGLAISQAIVEQHGGHIDVLGEPGEGATFTFSLQAVRQGSSTVSRVADDSRYTILVVTTDVEMSGVLRGLLAHEGYRVLRSSSLDEAAKLIEVGAPDVLVVDPRGQEGGELDFVRRLREQPRARELPVLMLAERAEGGVQPMLVDWMKKPLDEGRFLHTLRSIIRQPGHARVLLVDDDVATRQILRAQLERLGATCFEAEDGERAVALARVTPPDLIVLDVNLPRLDGFEVVDILRQGKGRGTPLIVFTGRDLSPADQNLLTLGATRHLIKTRTTDEVLLASVKDMLNGLLSQRDGGAPPHKETS, via the coding sequence GTGAAACTCCCCGTGCGAATGCGGCGCTTCTCCAAGCGCTCCGTGGTGCTCGCCGCCGTGGCGCTCGCGCTCTTGTGCGTGCTGTTCGTGCTCGGCCGACCCCTGCCCGTCGCCGAGCACGAGGCGTACCGCGCGCAGCTGCGCCAGCTCCGGGTGTCCAGCACCCAGGTCGACCAGGACATCCTCCAGTTCCACCTGGGTCTGCCCCAGGCCAGGGAGGTCGCCCCGGAGGCCTTCGCCACCCTGCGGGTGCAGGCCGACGCCCTGCGTCAGGGTGTGCCCTCGTACCTGTCCGACGGCGAGAAGCGCTCCCTGCGCGAGGCCATCGACGTCTACGTGAGTGTGCTCCTGCCCGAGGAGCTGCTGGTGTCGCGGCTGCGCGAGGAGACCGCGCGCCAGCACGAGCGGCGAGAGCGCCTGGCGCGGGAGCTCGCGGGCCTGGTGGCGGCCCTGCCCGCGGGTGATCCGCGCGAGCGGACCCAGGTGCTCGCCCAGGCGGTGCAGGCCAGCGCCGAGCAGGGCGAGGGCCCCTCCCTGGAGCAGGCGCTGAGCGCCGTGGCGGCGGTGAGCGCGGGCCTGCCGGACGCCGAGGCCCTCCGCATCCGCGTGGAGGCGGAAGCCCACGCGCTCCATGTCCATGCCAAGGACCGCGAGCAGACGCTGACGAACCTGATGCGGCGTCCCGTCGGTCCCGAGGGGGAGAAGCTCATCTCCGCCTACCTCCAGCACTACGAGCGCGCGCAGGCGCGCTCCGAGCGCTTCCGGGTGCTGCTCTTCGTCATCACGCTCTTGCTCGTGGCGTTCGTGCTGGAGGTGCTCTGGCGGCTGTCGCGCACCGGCGAGGCGCTCGACGCGCTCAACGCGGACCTGGAGCGGCGCGTGTTGGAGCGCACCGAGGCCCTGTCCACCGCCAACCAGGAGGTGCGCGAGAGCGAGGCGCGCAAGGCCGCCATCCTCCAGAGCGCGCCGGACGGCATCATCACCCTGGACGAGGCGGGCCGCGTGTTGGACTTCAACCCCATGGCGGAGCAGCTCTTCCGCCTCTCGGGCGCGGAGGCCAGCGGCCGGGACTTCCTCGCCCTGGCGCTCTCCGCGGCGGTGCGGCCCGAGCAGCGCGCGCAAGTCATCCGGGCGCTCCGGGCGGATTGCGCTCCCGGGCTGCCCACGCGCCTGGAGCTGCCCCTCTTGCGCACGGATGGCGGCACCTTTCCCGCCGAGCTCACCGTCTTGCGCGTGCGCTCGGAGGGGCCGCCGCGCTTCACCACCTACGTGCGCGACATCACCGAGCGCCAGCACGTGGAGCGGCTCAAGAACGAGTTCGTCTCCACGGTGAGCCACGAGCTGCGCACGCCCCTCACCTCCATTCGCGGCTCGCTGGGCCTCCTGGAGGGCGGCATCATGGGCGAGCTGGACGCGCCCATCCTGGAGATGGTGCGCATCGCCCGCTCCAACACGGACCGGCTCATCCGCCTCATCAACGACATCCTCGACCTGGAGAAGATGGAGTCGGGGATGCTGGAGCTCAAGCCCCAGCCCCTGGAGTGCGCCGAGGTCATCGAGGCCACGCTCTCGGGCGTGAGCGCCATGGCGGACGCGGCGCGCGTGACGCTCGTGGCCCGGGCGGAGGACGCGGGCCAGGTGAAGGCCGACCGCGACCGGCTCATCCAGGTGCTCACCAACCTGGTGTCCAACGCCATCAAGTACTCGCCACCGGACGGCCGGGTGGAGGTGCGCGCCGCCCGGGACGCCCGCGGCCAGGTGCGCTTCTCCGTGGTGGACCAGGGCCCGGGCATCCCCCCGGACAAGCGCGCGCGGCTGTTCGGCAAGTTCCAGCAGCTCGACAGCTCGGACACCCGCTCCAAGGGCGGCACGGGCCTCGGGCTCGCCATCTCCCAGGCCATCGTCGAGCAGCACGGCGGCCACATCGACGTGCTGGGCGAGCCCGGTGAGGGCGCCACCTTCACCTTCTCGCTCCAGGCGGTGCGGCAGGGCTCGAGCACCGTGTCTCGGGTGGCGGACGACTCGCGCTACACCATCCTCGTGGTGACCACGGACGTGGAGATGTCCGGCGTGCTGCGCGGCCTCTTGGCCCACGAGGGCTACCGCGTGCTGCGCTCGTCCTCGCTGGACGAGGCCGCCAAGCTCATCGAGGTGGGCGCCCCGGACGTGCTGGTGGTGGACCCGCGGGGCCAGGAGGGCGGGGAGCTGGACTTCGTGCGCCGCCTGCGCGAGCAGCCCCGGGCGCGCGAGCTGCCCGTGCTCATGCTCGCCGAGCGCGCCGAGGGCGGCGTGCAGCCCATGTTGGTGGACTGGATGAAGAAGCCCCTGGACGAGGGCCGCTTCCTGCACACCCTGCGCTCCATCATCCGCCAGCCCGGCCACGCGCGCGTGCTGCTGGTGGACGACGACGTGGCCACGCGCCAGATATTGCGCGCCCAGCTCGAGCGGCTCGGCGCCACGTGCTTCGAGGCCGAGGATGGCGAGCGCGCGGTGGCCCTGGCCCGGGTGACGCCGCCGGACCTCATCGTCCTGGACGTGAACCTGCCCCGACTGGACGGGTTCGAGGTGGTGGACATCCTGCGCCAGGGCAAGGGCCGGGGCACGCCCCTCATCGTCTTCACGGGCCGAGACCTGAGCCCGGCGGATCAGAACCTGCTCACCCTGGGCGCCACCCGGCATCTCATCAAGACGCGCACCACCGATGAGGTGCTGCTGGCGTCCGTGAAGGACATGCTCAACGGACTGCTGTCCCAGCGGGACGGCGGCGCCCCCCCCCACAAGGAGACGTCATGA
- a CDS encoding response regulator — translation MSRGTLLFLEDDKDLQTLVSTYLRERGYQVESARSVREARDVLKRARVDAAIVDGLLPGMSGTDYIQELRASEPALPILFASAFWRDKKSHDLLTRELKVARVLHKPYTPQELFVWVEQAVKPPAPAVPATPPPRELSPEEELAAAMAELSREYGARLGEKVQELADALERARGGQAGALEDAFMLVHKLHGTAGTYGFVHVSAAAGRLELQLRPVRDGEGAADWASLKTAVAELGQLAQRAVSPLPPPLPRPSASAASGWLGTVLVADDDAQWLADMERLGRERMVRVVTARTEDEAVEAARKQWLDGALLHVDLGHKEGGFQAAARLRGEDSTQSLPLAFFGTQGDVPYRMAAAQAGASLYLPRPFSEQDLMDSVKRMAATRRPERSRVLVLDDDPDAVRALSAALTSHQVEVVGLGDSYRLVEALAEHRPDLLLLDVEMPGPSGFDLCRIVRSMPEWQSLPILFITAHTGSEFRVAAFQAGADDYLSKPVLGEELRARVNSRLERARLAKDRAERDSLTGLLLRRPFIESLRARLAEALRLEKPLAVMLMDADRFKAVNDTYGHLAGDRVLMRLGRLLSARFRKEDLRCRWGGEEFVVALLGETAESAREILSRTARELERMPFEGDRGETFHVTLSAGIAVSGTDGTQVEALLRRADERLYRAKQNGRNRIEI, via the coding sequence ATGAGTCGCGGCACGCTGCTCTTCCTGGAAGACGACAAGGACCTGCAGACGCTCGTGTCCACCTACCTGCGCGAGCGGGGCTATCAGGTGGAGTCGGCGCGTTCGGTGCGCGAGGCCCGGGACGTGCTCAAACGCGCGCGGGTGGACGCGGCCATCGTGGACGGCCTGCTGCCCGGCATGTCCGGCACGGACTACATCCAGGAGCTGCGCGCCTCCGAGCCCGCGCTGCCCATCCTCTTCGCCTCGGCCTTCTGGCGCGACAAGAAGAGCCACGACCTGCTCACCCGCGAGCTCAAGGTGGCGCGCGTGCTGCACAAGCCCTACACGCCCCAGGAGCTGTTCGTGTGGGTGGAGCAGGCGGTGAAGCCGCCCGCGCCGGCCGTGCCCGCCACGCCGCCCCCGCGCGAGCTGTCCCCGGAGGAGGAGCTCGCCGCCGCCATGGCCGAGCTGAGCCGCGAGTACGGCGCCCGGCTGGGCGAGAAGGTCCAGGAGCTCGCCGACGCCCTGGAGCGGGCCCGCGGTGGCCAGGCGGGTGCCCTGGAGGACGCCTTCATGCTCGTGCACAAGCTGCACGGCACCGCGGGCACCTACGGCTTCGTGCACGTGAGCGCGGCGGCGGGCCGCCTGGAGCTGCAGTTGCGCCCGGTGCGCGACGGCGAGGGCGCGGCGGACTGGGCCTCCCTGAAGACGGCCGTGGCGGAGCTCGGGCAGCTCGCCCAGCGCGCCGTGTCGCCCCTGCCGCCGCCCCTGCCCCGGCCGAGCGCGAGCGCCGCGTCCGGGTGGTTGGGCACGGTGCTGGTGGCGGACGACGACGCCCAGTGGCTCGCGGACATGGAGCGCCTGGGCCGCGAGCGCATGGTGCGCGTGGTGACGGCGCGCACGGAGGACGAGGCGGTGGAGGCGGCGCGCAAGCAGTGGCTGGACGGGGCGCTGCTCCACGTGGACCTGGGCCACAAGGAGGGCGGCTTCCAGGCCGCCGCGCGGCTGCGGGGCGAGGACTCCACCCAGTCGCTGCCCCTGGCCTTCTTCGGCACCCAGGGCGACGTGCCCTACCGCATGGCGGCGGCCCAGGCCGGCGCCTCGCTCTACCTGCCCCGGCCTTTCTCCGAGCAGGACCTGATGGACAGCGTCAAGCGCATGGCCGCCACCCGGCGCCCCGAGCGCTCGCGCGTGCTGGTGCTCGACGATGATCCGGACGCGGTGCGGGCCCTGAGCGCCGCGCTGACGAGCCACCAGGTGGAGGTGGTGGGCCTGGGCGACTCCTACCGGCTGGTGGAGGCGCTCGCCGAGCACCGGCCGGACCTGCTGCTGCTGGACGTGGAGATGCCGGGCCCGAGCGGCTTCGACCTGTGCCGCATCGTGCGCTCCATGCCCGAGTGGCAGTCCCTGCCCATCCTCTTCATCACCGCGCACACGGGGTCGGAGTTCCGCGTGGCGGCCTTCCAGGCGGGGGCGGACGACTACCTGTCCAAGCCCGTGCTCGGCGAGGAATTGCGCGCGCGCGTCAACTCCCGACTGGAGCGGGCGCGGCTGGCCAAGGATCGCGCCGAGCGTGACTCGCTCACGGGCCTGCTCTTGCGCCGACCCTTCATCGAGTCGCTCCGGGCCCGCCTCGCCGAGGCGCTGCGCCTGGAGAAGCCGCTCGCGGTGATGCTCATGGACGCGGACCGCTTCAAGGCGGTGAACGACACCTACGGCCACCTGGCCGGGGATCGGGTGCTCATGCGCCTGGGGCGGCTGCTCTCGGCGCGCTTCCGCAAGGAGGACCTGCGCTGTCGCTGGGGCGGCGAGGAGTTCGTCGTGGCGCTGCTGGGCGAGACGGCCGAGAGCGCCCGGGAGATCCTCTCGCGCACGGCGCGCGAGCTGGAGCGCATGCCCTTCGAGGGCGACCGGGGCGAGACGTTCCACGTCACCCTGAGCGCCGGCATCGCCGTGTCCGGCACGGACGGCACCCAGGTGGAGGCGCTGCTGCGGCGCGCGGACGAGCGGCTGTACCGGGCCAAGCAGAACGGCCGCAACCGCATCGAGATTTGA
- a CDS encoding radical SAM/SPASM domain-containing protein produces MTLPRLQKRTAYAVWELTLKCNLACGHCGSRAGDKRNDELSREEALDLVRQMAEVGIQEVTIEGGEAFLRPDWLDIARAITDHGMMCTMTTGGYGLSRETARRMKEAGIAHVSVSVDGLAATHDRIRGKANSFFFCMQTMGHFREVGLPFSANTQINRLSAPELPALYERLRDAGIRSWQIQLTTPMGNGSDNAWMLLQPAELPDLYRSLARIAVRARDESRVALAPANDMGYFGPYDALLFGSVGTVWAGCKAGLSVLGIHADGGIKGCPTLPSEYVGGNIRQKPLTDILETRELTFNVSAGTPEGTAHMWGYCGGCKYAAACRGGCSQQAHVLFDRRGNNPYCHHRSLELAGRGVRERVVPHTASTGRPFDHGTFALVEEPVDAPWPEDDPHHFTYERVVWPTGWEAFPLPA; encoded by the coding sequence ATGACGCTTCCGCGCCTGCAGAAACGCACGGCCTATGCCGTGTGGGAGCTGACCCTGAAGTGCAATCTCGCCTGTGGGCATTGCGGCTCACGGGCGGGGGACAAGCGCAACGACGAGCTGTCTCGGGAAGAGGCGCTCGACCTGGTCCGCCAGATGGCCGAGGTGGGCATCCAGGAAGTGACGATCGAGGGCGGCGAGGCCTTCCTCCGCCCGGACTGGCTGGACATCGCCCGCGCCATCACGGACCACGGGATGATGTGCACCATGACGACGGGCGGCTATGGCCTGTCGCGCGAGACGGCGCGCCGCATGAAGGAAGCGGGCATCGCGCACGTGTCGGTGTCCGTGGATGGGCTGGCGGCCACGCATGACCGCATCCGCGGCAAGGCCAACTCCTTCTTCTTCTGCATGCAGACGATGGGGCACTTTCGCGAGGTGGGCCTGCCCTTCAGCGCCAACACGCAGATCAACCGCCTGTCCGCCCCGGAGCTGCCGGCGCTGTACGAGCGGCTGCGGGACGCGGGCATCCGCTCCTGGCAGATCCAGCTCACCACGCCCATGGGCAACGGCTCGGACAACGCGTGGATGCTCTTGCAGCCCGCGGAATTGCCGGACCTGTACCGCTCGCTGGCGCGCATCGCGGTGCGGGCACGGGACGAGTCGCGCGTGGCGCTCGCGCCCGCCAACGACATGGGCTACTTCGGCCCGTATGACGCGCTGCTGTTTGGCAGCGTGGGCACCGTGTGGGCGGGGTGCAAGGCGGGCCTGTCCGTGCTGGGCATCCACGCCGATGGCGGCATCAAGGGCTGCCCCACCCTGCCCTCCGAGTACGTGGGCGGCAACATCCGCCAGAAGCCGCTGACGGACATCCTGGAGACGCGCGAGCTCACCTTCAACGTGTCCGCCGGCACGCCCGAGGGCACCGCGCACATGTGGGGCTACTGCGGCGGCTGCAAGTACGCCGCGGCGTGCCGGGGCGGCTGCAGCCAGCAGGCGCACGTGCTCTTCGACCGGAGAGGCAACAACCCCTACTGCCACCACCGCTCGCTGGAGCTGGCGGGACGGGGCGTGCGCGAGCGGGTGGTGCCCCACACCGCCAGCACGGGGCGCCCCTTCGACCACGGCACCTTCGCGCTGGTGGAGGAGCCCGTGGACGCCCCCTGGCCCGAGGACGACCCCCACCACTTCACCTACGAGCGCGTGGTGTGGCCCACGGGCTGGGAAGCCTTCCCCCTGCCCGCCTGA